The Streptomyces sp. RKND-216 genomic sequence GGGTTTCCTCGATCTTTGTGAACGGATGCACAAACTTTTGCCATTGTGGCACCTCCCTCCAGGGCGGCGACCACCGGGTAGGTTCACTCCCGTGGCTCATTTCCGACTGCAAGGTGGCAAGGTGCTCGCCGTCGCGATGGCGGGCGACGCCGTGAAGGCCAAGAACGGCGCGATGGTCGCGTACGACGGCCGGATGGCGTTCAAGAAGCTCTCCGGGGGCGGTGAGGGCCTGCGCGGCATGGTCACGCGCCGCATCACCGGCGAGCAGATGGAGCTCATGGAGGTGAAGGGCGAGGGCACCTGCTGGTTCGCGGACCGAGCGAGCGACATCAGCCTGGTCGCGCTGAACGGCGAGACGCTGTACGTCGAATCCAGCAACCTGCTGTGCGCCGACGCGTCGCTGCGCACCGGCACCAGCTTCACGGGCCTGCGCGGCGCCTCCCAGGGCACCGGCCTGTTCACCACCACCGTGGAGGGCACCGGGCAGGCCGCGCTGGCCTCCGCCGGCACGCCGGTGGTGCTGCGCGTCTCGCACGGCCAACCGCTCCAGGTCGACCCCGGCGCGTACGTGGCGCACACCGGCCGTCTGCGGCAGGACTTCCAGTCCGGCGTGAACTTCCGCACGTTCCTCGGCGAGGGTTCCGGCGAGGCGTTCCAGATCCGCTTCGAGGGCGAGGGCCTGGTCTACGTGCAGCCGAGCGAGCGCAACACGATCGGAGGGCAGATCTGATGCCGTTCCAGCAGATCAACTCCAAGATCGTGGAGGCCCGGGTCACGCCGGGCTCGCGCATGTTCAGCCAGCGCGGCGCGATGATCGCCTACACCGGGCAGGTCGGCTTCACACCCAACATGTCCGGCGGTCAGGGTGGCGTGATGGCCATGATCGGCCGCCGCGCGGCGGGCGAGGCGGCGCCGCTGATGACCGTCGAGGGCGACGGCACCGTGATGTACGGTCACGGCGGCCACCACGTGCAGGTCATCGACCTCACGGGCGACACGCTGTACGTCGAGGCCGACCGGCTGCTCGCCTTCGACGGCACGCTGGAGCAGGGCACGATGTTCCTGGGCTCCCAGGGCGGGGTCATGGGCATGGTCCGCGGTCAGGTGAGCGGCCAGGGCCTGTTCACCACCACGCTCCGCGGCCACGGCTCGGTCGCCGTCATGGCCCACGGCGGCGTCCTCGAACTGCCGATCACCCCCGACCGCCCGGTCCACGTCGACCCGCAGGCGTACGTCGCCCACCACGGCGACGTACGCAACAAGCTCTCCACCGCGCTGGGCTGGCGCGACATGGTCGGCCGCGGCTCGGGCGAGGCGTTCCAGCTCGAGCTGTCCGGCAACGGCACGGTCTACGTGCAGGCGAGCGAGGAGAAGCTGTGACCACCCCTGAGGACTTCACGACGCTGCCGTCGGACGACAACGTCAACCCGTACACGTTCTGCGTGGAACTGCGCGGCAACCGCTGGTTCCTGCAGAAGGGGAAGATGATCGCCTACTACGGGCAGATCGACTTCCACGGCATCGGCCACGGCCCGCTGGACCGGCTGGTCGCCGGCAGCTTCCACTCGCCGCTGCACGCGCAGGACTGGACCGTCGCCGAGGGCAGCGGCAAGATGCTGCTCGCCGACCGCGCCTTCGACGTCAACAGCTACGACCTGGAGGACGGCAATCTGACCGTCCGGTCCGGCAACCTGCTGGCCTTCGAACCGTCGCTGTCGCTGAAGCAGTCGATCATCCCCGGCTTCCTCACACTGATCGGCACCGGCAAGTTCGTGGCCGCGTCCAACGGCCAGGTGCACTTCGTCGAGCCGCCGGTGCGCGTCGATCCGGAGGCGCTGGTCGGCTGGGCCGACTGCCCCTCCCCCTGCCACCACTACGACCACCAGTACATGCGGGGCGTGCTGGGCGGCCTCCGTGCAGTGACTGGGCTGGGCGGCACCTCCGGCGAGGAGCACCAGTACGAGTTCACGGGAGCGGGAACCGTGCTGATCCAGTCGACCGAGGTGATGAAGGACGTGCCGCTCGCGGGTGAGGGCGCGCAGCAGGACGGGCACGGCGCGGCCGGGCAGCAGACGCCGCGACTGCCCGGCCAGCTCGGCGACCTCCAGCGACGCTTCGGACTCTAGGGCGCGCCGGGAAGTCCCTCCCCCAGGGCCGGGAGGTGCCCCCGCCCGGTCCTGGAGCCGGACGGCGCTACTTTCCCGACACACCCTGGGTACGCTCTCGACATGAACACGGACAAGGGCTGGCTGAGCGACGCGGAGCAGCAGGCCTGGCGCACGCACCTCGACGTCAGCCGGCTGCTCATGTACCAGCTGGAGCGCGATCTCCAGCCCTTCGGGCTGACCAACAACGACTACGAGATCCTGGTCAACCTCTCCGAGTCGCCCGAGCACCGGGTGCGGATGAGCGAACTCGCGCACCGCACCCGGCAGTCCAAGAGCCGCCTTTCCCACCAGATCACCCGCATGGAGAGCGCGGGGCTGGTGCGGCGGGAGAACTGCGAGTCCGACAAGCGCGGACTGTTCGCCGTGCTGACCGAGCAGGGCTGGGAGACGATGCGGAACGTCGCGCCGCATCACGTGGCGTCGGTGCGTCGGCACTTCATCGACCTTCTCACCCCGGAGGCCCTTCAGGAGCTGCAGACGTCGCTCTCCACCGTGGCCGCCCACCTGCACGCCGCGCACGACTGCTGAACGGCTCGGGGCCGCAGGCCGGGGCGGCAGACGGAGGGTGAAGAGGGCGCCGCCCTCGGGCGCGTCGGTGACGGCGGGGGTGCCTCCGTGGCGTTCCGCCACGTCGCGGGCGACGGAGAGACCCAGCCCGGCGCCGCCGTCGTCGCGTCCACCCTGGCCGTCGGCGGCACGACGGCCGCCTTCGCCGGTGACTCCGGCGCCACGGACGCGCCGTCGCAGGGCCAGTCGCAGGACGACGCGGACGACCGCGACGACGGCTGACGGGCCCGTCCCGGCACCGGGGCGGCCGTGCGGGGCCGGGAGAGTGCTCTCCCGGCCCCGCGCCGTGACGGCGGCCGTGCTTCACTGGCGTCCGTCGCACCCCCGGCCCGTACGACCGGGCCGGGACCGTCGACCGTCCGGTTCGCCCAGCGGGGAGAAAGGCATGCAGCCCCTTCGCGGAATCACGGTGGTGTCGCTCGAACAGGCCCTCGCCGCGCCGTATGCGAGCCGCCACCTGGCCGACCTCGGCGCACGGGTGATCAAGGTGGAGCGGCCCGGCACCGGCGACTTCGCCCGCGCGTACGACGCGCGCACCGCCGGTCTCAGCGCGCACTTCGTCTGGGCGAACCGCAACAAGGAGTCCCTCACCCTCGACTTCAAGGACCCGCGCGGCCTGGACGTGCTGCGCCGGCTGCTGGCCGACGCGGACGTGTTCCTCCAGAACCTGGCGCCCGGCGCGACGGCCCGCGCCGGTCTGGGCCCCGAGGAGCTGCGGGCACTCAACCCGCGCCTCATCGTGTGCGACATCTCCGGCTACGGGTCCCCCGGGCCGTACGAGGGACGCAAGGCCTACGACCTGCTCGTGCAGTCCGAAGCCGGCCTGGTGTCCGTCACCGGCACCGAGGAGGAGATGGCGAAGGTCGGCATCCCGGTGTCCGACATCGCCGCGGGCATGTACGCCTACAGCTCCGTCCTGGCCGCACTGCTGGAACGCGGGCAGACGGGTACCGGCAGGCACCTGGACATCTCAATGCTCGAATCCGCCGTCGAGTGGATGGGGTTCCCGCTGTACTACGCCTACGACGGCGCGCCCCCGCCCCCGCGTTCGGGTGCCGCGCACGCGACCATCCAGCCATACGGGCCCTTCACGGCGGGTGACGGGACGGTCGTGATGATGGCCGTCCAGAACGACCGCGAGTGGCGCGGCCTGTGCGCCGCGTTCCTGAACGACCCCGGGCTCGCCGACCACCCCGACTACGCGACGAACGCCGGCCGCAGCGACCACCGGGAGGCCCTCGGAGCGGTCCTCGCGTCCCGCTTCGCACAGCTGACCGGCGCCGAGGCCGTCGACCTGCTCAGCTCCATCCCCGTCGCCAACGCCCGGGTCAACACCCCGGCCGAGGTGTGGGACCACCCCCAGCTGGCCGCGCGCGGGCGCTGGCACGAGGTCGCCACGCCGGTCGGCCCCGTCCGGGCCCCGGCCCCGCCGGGGCAGCTCCCCGGCGAGGCGCGGACGGACCCGGTGCCCGCGCTCGGCGCACACACCCGGGTCATCCTGGCCGAGCTGGGGCTCACCGAGGACGAGATCGACCTGCTGATCGAGTCCGGCGCGGCGTGACCGGGCAGGAGGCCGCGCGGCCGGATCAGCTCTCCTGCGTGAGTCCCGCGACCAGCTCGTCGGCTGCCGCGTAGGGGTCGAGGGAGCCGTTCACGATGCGTTCGGCGAGCGCACCCAGCCGGCGGTCGCCGCTGAGGCTGCCGATCCGCTCGCGCAGGGCGGTCACCGCGATGGTCTCGATCTCGCGGGCGGCCCGCCGGGCGCGCCGCTCCCCGAGCACTCCGCGCTCCTCCATCCAGGCGCGGTGCTTCTCCAGCGCCTGGACGACCTCGTCCAGGCCCTCGCCGCGGGCGGCGACGGTCTTGACGATGGGCGGACGCCAGTCCCCCGGGGCACGCGCCTCGCCAAGCCCCAGCATGTGGTTGAGCTCGCGGGCCGTGGCGTCCGCGCCGTCCCGGTCGGCCTTGTTGACGACGTAGACGTCCCCGATCTCCAGGATGCCCGCCTTCGCGGCCTGGATGCCGTCGCCCATGCCCGGGGCCAGCAGCACCACGCTGGTGTCCGCCTGGGAGGCGATCTCCACCTCCGACTGCCCGACGCCCACCGTCTCGACGAGGATCACGTCGCAGCCGGCGGCGTCCAGCACCCGGATGGCCTGCGGTGCGGCCCAGGCGAGGCCGCCGAGGTGACCGCGCGTGGCCATCGAGCGGATGTAGACGCCGGGGTCGGAGGCGTGCTCGCTCATCCGCACCCGGTCACCGAGCAGCGCGCCGCCCGAGAACGGGGACGACGGGTCGACCGCGAGCACGCCGACCCGCCTCCCGGCCCGCCGGTAGGCGGAGACCAGCGCTGAGGTCGAGGTGGACTTGCCCACTCCGGGCGAGCCGGTCAGCCCGACCACGTACGCGTTTCCGCAGCGCGGAGCGAGAGCCGCCATGACCTCGCGGAGCTGCGGGGACGCCCCCTCGACCAGAGAGATCAGCCGGGCGACGGCACGCGGCCGCCCCTCCCGGGCCTGCGTCACCAGCGTGGGGACGTCCACCACTTCTCATTCCTCCGTACAGCCGGACTGCCGAACCGTCGAACCGCTCACTTGCCGGGGACCCGCAGCACCAGCGCGTCGCCCTGGCCGCCGCCGCCGCACAGCGCCGCGGCGCCGACGCCGCCGCCCCGGCGGCCCAGCTCCAGCGCGAGGTGCAGGACGATGCGTGCACCGGACATCCCGATCGGGTGGCCCAGTGCGATCGCGCCACCGTTGACGTTCACCTTTTCAGGTGACACGCCGAGGTCCTTCATCGACTGCACGCAGACGGCGGCGAACGCTTCGTTGATCTCGACGAGGTCCAGGTCGCCGACCGACAGGCCCTCCTTCTTCAGGGCGTGCTGGATCGCCTGGGACGGCTGCGACTGGAGCGAGTTGTCCGGGCCGGCGACGTTGCCGTGGGCGCCGATCTCGGCGATCCACTCCAGGCCCAGCTCCTCCGCCTTGGCCTTGCTCATCACCACGACGGCCGCCGCGCCGTCGGAGATCTGCGAAGCGGAGCCGGCGGTGATGGTGCCGTCCTTGGCGAAGGCGGGACGCAACCTGCCGAGCGACTCGGCGGTGGTGTCGCCCCGGATGCCCTCGTCCTGCGAGAAGACGACCGCGTCACCCTTTCGCTGCGGGATCTCGACCGGGGTGATCTCGGCGTCGAACAGGCCGTCCGCCTGGGCCTTCGCGGCCTTCTGGTGGGAGGCGGCGGCGATTTCGTCCTGCTCGGGGCGGCCGATGCCCAGACGGGTGTTGTGCTTCTCCGTGGACTCGCCCATGGCGATGTTCTCGAAGGAGTCGGTCAGCCCGTCGTACGCCATCGCGTCGAGCATCTCGACCGCGCCGTACTTGAAGCCGGAGCGCGACTTGGGCAGCAGGTGCGGGGCGTTGGTCATGGACTCCTGGCCACCGGCGACGATCACGTCGAACTCGCCGGCGCGCACGAGCTGGTCGGCCAGCGCGATGGCGTCGAGACCGGAGAGGCACACCTTGTTCACGGTCAGCGCCGGGACGCTCATCGGGATGCCGGCCTTCACGGCGGCCTGCCGGGCGGGGATCTGGCCGGCGCCGGCCTGGAGGACCTGGCCCATGATCACGTACTCGACCTGGTCGCCGGCGACACCCGCCCGCTCCAGTGCCGCCTTGATCGCGAAGCCGCCGAGGTCGGCCCCCGAGAAGGACTTCAGCGACCCGAGCAGCCGCCCCATGGGGGTGCGCGCACCCGCGACGATGACCGATGTGGTGCTGCTGGACGTGTCCGTCATGGCAGGGTCCCTTCCAGCGGGAGGTTAACGACTGTTATCTACACGGTACTGAGCGGTCACGTCCCCGGTCACCGGTCGGACGGTGTGACCGTGCGCACGTTGCGTAATCGCGCATTGCGGAACCGCGCCCGACACGCTGCACTGTCCTCATGCTGACGCGTATCGATCACATCGGGATCGCCTGTACCGACCTCGACGCCACCGTCGAGTTCTACCGTGCCACCTACGGCTTCGAGGTGTCCCACACCGAGGTCAACGAGGAGCAGGGGGTCCGCGAGGCCATGCTCCGCATCAACGGCACCGACGACGGCGGGGCCTCCTACCTCCAGCTGCTGGAGCCGACGCGCGAGGACTCCGCGGTCGGGAAGTGGCTGGCCAAGAACGGGGAGGGCGTCCACCACATCGCGTTCGGCACGGCCGACGTGGACGCGGAGGCGGCCGGCATCCGCGACAAGGGCGTGCGAGTGCTCTACGACGAGCCGCGGCGCGGCTCGATGGACTCGCGGATCACGTTCCTGCACCCCAAGGACTGCCACGGCGTGCTGACCGAGCTCGTGACCTCCGCCGCCACCTCCGGCCGGGGGGCGGAGCACACGGACCACTGACGTCCGCTTCCACGGCCGGTAGAGTGGCCGCGCGGCCGGGGCCGCTTGTCCAAGACCCCGGGAAGAAGCCGTGCCCAGGCCCTGCCCGGGCGGGCGCGGGTTCCTCGTTCCGCCGATGATCTGACACCATTTCTTCGGCACGTCCGGGAGATGTCCCGTACGGGCGTCTGCCGCGCATGGTGACGGGGGTGCAGGACAGTTCACCT encodes the following:
- a CDS encoding AIM24 family protein — encoded protein: MAHFRLQGGKVLAVAMAGDAVKAKNGAMVAYDGRMAFKKLSGGGEGLRGMVTRRITGEQMELMEVKGEGTCWFADRASDISLVALNGETLYVESSNLLCADASLRTGTSFTGLRGASQGTGLFTTTVEGTGQAALASAGTPVVLRVSHGQPLQVDPGAYVAHTGRLRQDFQSGVNFRTFLGEGSGEAFQIRFEGEGLVYVQPSERNTIGGQI
- a CDS encoding AIM24 family protein; the encoded protein is MPFQQINSKIVEARVTPGSRMFSQRGAMIAYTGQVGFTPNMSGGQGGVMAMIGRRAAGEAAPLMTVEGDGTVMYGHGGHHVQVIDLTGDTLYVEADRLLAFDGTLEQGTMFLGSQGGVMGMVRGQVSGQGLFTTTLRGHGSVAVMAHGGVLELPITPDRPVHVDPQAYVAHHGDVRNKLSTALGWRDMVGRGSGEAFQLELSGNGTVYVQASEEKL
- a CDS encoding AIM24 family protein; this translates as MTTPEDFTTLPSDDNVNPYTFCVELRGNRWFLQKGKMIAYYGQIDFHGIGHGPLDRLVAGSFHSPLHAQDWTVAEGSGKMLLADRAFDVNSYDLEDGNLTVRSGNLLAFEPSLSLKQSIIPGFLTLIGTGKFVAASNGQVHFVEPPVRVDPEALVGWADCPSPCHHYDHQYMRGVLGGLRAVTGLGGTSGEEHQYEFTGAGTVLIQSTEVMKDVPLAGEGAQQDGHGAAGQQTPRLPGQLGDLQRRFGL
- a CDS encoding MarR family transcriptional regulator, coding for MNTDKGWLSDAEQQAWRTHLDVSRLLMYQLERDLQPFGLTNNDYEILVNLSESPEHRVRMSELAHRTRQSKSRLSHQITRMESAGLVRRENCESDKRGLFAVLTEQGWETMRNVAPHHVASVRRHFIDLLTPEALQELQTSLSTVAAHLHAAHDC
- a CDS encoding CaiB/BaiF CoA-transferase family protein; this encodes MQPLRGITVVSLEQALAAPYASRHLADLGARVIKVERPGTGDFARAYDARTAGLSAHFVWANRNKESLTLDFKDPRGLDVLRRLLADADVFLQNLAPGATARAGLGPEELRALNPRLIVCDISGYGSPGPYEGRKAYDLLVQSEAGLVSVTGTEEEMAKVGIPVSDIAAGMYAYSSVLAALLERGQTGTGRHLDISMLESAVEWMGFPLYYAYDGAPPPPRSGAAHATIQPYGPFTAGDGTVVMMAVQNDREWRGLCAAFLNDPGLADHPDYATNAGRSDHREALGAVLASRFAQLTGAEAVDLLSSIPVANARVNTPAEVWDHPQLAARGRWHEVATPVGPVRAPAPPGQLPGEARTDPVPALGAHTRVILAELGLTEDEIDLLIESGAA
- the meaB gene encoding methylmalonyl Co-A mutase-associated GTPase MeaB, giving the protein MVDVPTLVTQAREGRPRAVARLISLVEGASPQLREVMAALAPRCGNAYVVGLTGSPGVGKSTSTSALVSAYRRAGRRVGVLAVDPSSPFSGGALLGDRVRMSEHASDPGVYIRSMATRGHLGGLAWAAPQAIRVLDAAGCDVILVETVGVGQSEVEIASQADTSVVLLAPGMGDGIQAAKAGILEIGDVYVVNKADRDGADATARELNHMLGLGEARAPGDWRPPIVKTVAARGEGLDEVVQALEKHRAWMEERGVLGERRARRAAREIETIAVTALRERIGSLSGDRRLGALAERIVNGSLDPYAAADELVAGLTQES
- a CDS encoding acetyl-CoA C-acetyltransferase, yielding MTDTSSSTTSVIVAGARTPMGRLLGSLKSFSGADLGGFAIKAALERAGVAGDQVEYVIMGQVLQAGAGQIPARQAAVKAGIPMSVPALTVNKVCLSGLDAIALADQLVRAGEFDVIVAGGQESMTNAPHLLPKSRSGFKYGAVEMLDAMAYDGLTDSFENIAMGESTEKHNTRLGIGRPEQDEIAAASHQKAAKAQADGLFDAEITPVEIPQRKGDAVVFSQDEGIRGDTTAESLGRLRPAFAKDGTITAGSASQISDGAAAVVVMSKAKAEELGLEWIAEIGAHGNVAGPDNSLQSQPSQAIQHALKKEGLSVGDLDLVEINEAFAAVCVQSMKDLGVSPEKVNVNGGAIALGHPIGMSGARIVLHLALELGRRGGGVGAAALCGGGGQGDALVLRVPGK
- the mce gene encoding methylmalonyl-CoA epimerase — protein: MLTRIDHIGIACTDLDATVEFYRATYGFEVSHTEVNEEQGVREAMLRINGTDDGGASYLQLLEPTREDSAVGKWLAKNGEGVHHIAFGTADVDAEAAGIRDKGVRVLYDEPRRGSMDSRITFLHPKDCHGVLTELVTSAATSGRGAEHTDH